The Campylobacter curvus genome includes the window CTCAGGAGGTTTTCGAGCTAGATCGCTGCATAGAGTGCGGTATCTGCGTCGCAGCGTGCGGCACAGCCATCATGAGACCTGATTTCATCGGTGCTGTGGGACTTAACCGCGTGGCTCGTTTCAAGATAGACGCGCTTGATAAGAGGACCGACGAGGACTTTTACGAGCTCATCGGAGACGATGACGGGGTATTTGGCTGTATGACGCTGCTAGGCTGCGAAGACAACTGCCCAAAACACCTACCGCTTCAAAGCAGGATCGCATATATGCGCCGTAAAATGGCGGTTATTAAATAACTTATCTCCTTCGTGTCGCGTGAAGAAATTTGCGCGACACTTTTTAAATTTACAAAAATATCATACTTCGTCCGACGAACAAATCTGCACTTTTAAGTCTGTAGACTCTATGAATGAGATGAAAAACGAGCGTAGAATTTAAGAGTAAAAGAGCCAGTAGTGATAGCTCACGATAAACTGAATTTAGGGGCAAAGCCGCCCCTAAATTTTTAGTTCAAGAGATTAAATTTATAAGTTAGCTGCAACCAAAGCTCGTTGTTATCAGGCTTTGTTACTGCACCGTTTGCCGCGTGATTTTCTCTCTCAAGCGCTACGTAAGTCGCAGATGCGCTTAGACCTTTTACATAAGGGATATCGTAGCTAGCTATCGCAGCCCAGCCCTTTACATCCATATGAGTTCCTTTTTGTTGTCCGATAGAGTCGCCTTTATGGGTGTTATGCGACAACGTATCTTGCTCACCCTTTAGCCATTGTAAAGATGTCTTGAGCCCCTTTACACCGATCGCACCAAAGTCATATCCAAGCGTGATCTTATGTATATCCATGCCAGCGTAGTTTGTAAATACGAAAGGTCCGCGGATAGGAAGCGCGGTATATGAGCCAGGTCCATTGCCTATGCCAAGGATCATCGCATCGTCATCGCTCACGGTCGAATACGCATAAGATGCGCTAAATCCAAACAGCTCCGAGATACCTACTCTAAAATTCCACATATCGCCGTCTAAATGCGCGTTATCCATCGCCCCATTTACGCGTGAGCCCTTATACATCACGTCAAAACCAAGCTTAAATGCGTCAAACGGTAGCTTATAGTTGGCCTCTAGATTGTATAAATTCACATCGTCTTTATTACCAGCGAAGTACTCGACCTCTGTGGCTCTGGCATAGGCTGCCGTTAGCTTGAGGCCCGGGATAGATTGATTTGAGATAGCGCCTGTAAAGATGTTGTCAAATTTAAGCGCATAAGGTCCAAGCCCGCCAAAGATCACTCTATCTTTAAACGTCGGCGCTCTACCTACGTCGTCACGGTCAA containing:
- a CDS encoding OprD family outer membrane porin is translated as MKLGKLSLVAAVALGCLSYANAADTLAEAFTKGKLSGTIKATYADQTDERLSMHNENIFGIGLELGYVTDPLYGFRIGATGQAYGSPFSPEKNAKTMYDKEWYANGAVLSELYLGYSIGKTDIKAGRQYYVSPLVAGNYTRAFKEAFEGVSIENKDIPDTSLRAAWFYKFQGRSKVAMDRAGSKFDRDDVGRAPTFKDRVIFGGLGPYALKFDNIFTGAISNQSIPGLKLTAAYARATEVEYFAGNKDDVNLYNLEANYKLPFDAFKLGFDVMYKGSRVNGAMDNAHLDGDMWNFRVGISELFGFSASYAYSTVSDDDAMILGIGNGPGSYTALPIRGPFVFTNYAGMDIHKITLGYDFGAIGVKGLKTSLQWLKGEQDTLSHNTHKGDSIGQQKGTHMDVKGWAAIASYDIPYVKGLSASATYVALERENHAANGAVTKPDNNELWLQLTYKFNLLN